One genomic region from Candidatus Methylomirabilis tolerans encodes:
- a CDS encoding insulinase family protein — protein sequence MTSARRRYRWVLSFSLSVLLLLPVFVAAAPLAERQVLENGLTLLVRSSRALPIVTITVTVQAGSLWEPEERAGLANLTALLLTRSTTTRTAAQIDEAVDFIGASLSSSADRDLSELHLTMLRKDIPKGLELLADVLLHPTFEQGEIARKVQELRAALRKRQEDPGEVAQEVFDGLVFGGHPYGRPLEGSEATLTTITRDDIVGFHRNHYTPERTFITVVGDVGRGEITDQIRALLGSWPKGKGAVARATAPTPLQEKIIVKKVDRSVAQANIVLGHQGIRRDNPDFYALTVMNYILGGGGFSSRLVERIREQKGWAYDVNSQFSPGLERGSFQVALQTKNESAGPAVQEVVRELKRIREQGVTDQELVDAKAHLTGSFPLRLDTNAKLAGLISAVEYYKLGLDYADRYRTLIEGVGKEDILRVARTYLRPEGYVLVVVADQAKAALPE from the coding sequence ATGACCAGCGCGAGACGGAGATACCGATGGGTGTTGTCGTTCAGCCTCAGCGTGCTCCTGCTGCTGCCAGTATTCGTGGCCGCGGCTCCATTAGCCGAACGGCAGGTTCTGGAGAACGGGCTGACGCTGTTGGTGAGGAGCAGCCGGGCGCTGCCGATCGTGACCATCACAGTGACCGTGCAAGCCGGTTCTCTGTGGGAGCCGGAGGAGCGTGCGGGGCTGGCCAATCTGACCGCCCTACTGCTGACGAGGAGCACGACGACTCGGACGGCTGCCCAGATCGACGAGGCGGTGGACTTTATCGGTGCCTCCCTCTCTTCATCCGCTGACCGGGATCTGAGTGAACTGCATCTGACCATGCTGAGGAAAGATATACCAAAGGGGCTGGAGTTGCTGGCGGATGTCCTGCTGCATCCAACTTTTGAGCAAGGGGAGATTGCCCGAAAGGTGCAGGAGCTGAGGGCCGCGTTACGGAAGCGGCAGGAGGACCCGGGTGAGGTGGCTCAGGAAGTGTTCGATGGGCTGGTCTTTGGCGGTCACCCATACGGCCGCCCGCTGGAAGGGAGTGAGGCAACCCTCACTACGATTACCAGGGATGACATTGTGGGGTTCCATCGGAATCACTACACTCCGGAGCGAACCTTTATCACCGTAGTGGGCGACGTCGGCCGAGGCGAGATTACCGACCAGATCCGCGCACTGCTCGGCTCGTGGCCGAAAGGCAAGGGGGCAGTCGCGAGGGCGACGGCGCCCACGCCGCTTCAGGAGAAGATTATCGTCAAGAAAGTCGATCGAAGCGTGGCTCAGGCGAATATCGTCCTTGGCCATCAGGGCATCCGGAGGGACAACCCGGATTTCTACGCGCTGACGGTGATGAACTACATCCTGGGCGGGGGCGGATTTTCTTCCCGATTGGTGGAACGAATCCGTGAGCAGAAGGGCTGGGCCTATGATGTCAACTCCCAGTTCTCTCCCGGCCTGGAGCGAGGGTCGTTTCAGGTGGCGCTGCAGACGAAGAATGAGTCCGCCGGCCCTGCGGTGCAGGAGGTCGTACGGGAGCTGAAGCGGATTCGGGAGCAGGGGGTGACCGATCAGGAGCTGGTCGATGCGAAGGCCCACCTTACGGGAAGTTTTCCGCTTCGGCTTGATACCAACGCGAAGCTCGCCGGGTTGATCTCAGCAGTCGAGTATTATAAGCTGGGTTTGGATTATGCGGACCGTTACCGAACGCTGATCGAGGGCGTCGGCAAGGAGGACATTCTGCGGGTCGCGCGTACCTACCTCAGGCCCGAGGGTTACGTCCTGGTCGTCGTGGCTGACCAGGCGAAGGCGGCGCTTCCCGAGTAG
- a CDS encoding cytochrome c biogenesis protein CcdA: MVENGEALTIWVALGAGILSFLSPCVLPIFPSYLSFVTGLSFGELSGSVDNVKTRRAIILNALCFILGFSVVFMSLGASFSLLGRLLFDYQQILRKVGGVLVILFGLYIAGFLKLPFLSRTVRVELHDRPAGYLGAFIVGVTFAAGWTPCVGPILGSILLYASTAKTAYMGILMLGAYSLGLAIPFFLSALALNRFLNYFDQLKHLVPIVSAIGGIFLVVVGSLLLTNYFTLLSTYALRLTPQWLWQRL, from the coding sequence ATGGTGGAGAATGGCGAAGCATTGACCATCTGGGTGGCCCTGGGAGCCGGGATACTGTCATTTCTGTCACCCTGCGTGCTCCCGATCTTTCCCTCCTATCTCTCCTTTGTGACCGGCCTCTCGTTCGGTGAACTGTCGGGCTCAGTGGACAACGTCAAAACACGCCGGGCGATCATCCTGAACGCCCTGTGCTTCATCCTCGGTTTTTCTGTGGTCTTCATGTCGTTGGGCGCCTCTTTCAGTCTGTTGGGTCGGCTCCTGTTTGACTACCAGCAGATTCTCAGAAAGGTTGGGGGCGTGCTGGTCATTCTGTTCGGCCTGTATATTGCCGGCTTCCTCAAGCTCCCGTTTCTTAGTCGGACGGTCCGGGTCGAGCTGCATGATCGGCCGGCCGGATATCTTGGCGCGTTCATCGTAGGGGTAACCTTTGCTGCCGGCTGGACTCCCTGTGTTGGCCCGATCCTGGGCTCCATTCTGCTGTATGCGAGCACGGCTAAGACTGCCTACATGGGGATCCTGATGCTTGGCGCCTACTCGCTCGGCCTCGCCATCCCGTTCTTCTTAAGTGCCCTCGCCCTCAATCGCTTTCTCAACTATTTTGATCAGTTAAAACATCTGGTACCGATTGTCAGCGCCATCGGCGGAATCTTCCTGGTCGTTGTCGGCAGCCTCCTGCTCACCAACTATTTCACGCTCCTCTCGACCTACGCGCTCCGCCTGACGCCGCAATGGCTCTGGCAGCGGCTGTGA
- a CDS encoding NAD-dependent epimerase/dehydratase family protein: MLTLITGGTGFVGTAVVRLLLSEGHAVRALARRGSDLQNLNGLDIELAFGDLLDKESLRQAIKGCRRLYHVGAHYSLWEPSPEVFYRVNVDGTRNLLEAAMEEGVGRVVYTSTVGTLGHREDGAPANEKTPVSLDQMTGHYKRSKFLAEEEARGAALRGLPVVIVNPSTPVGPRDIKPTPTGQIIVDFLNRRMPAYIDTGLNFIDVADVARGHLLAAERGQVGERYILGRSNLTLHELFAILGQIAQLPPPRLRVPYQLILPLAYANHWLSHFITKKPPRIPLEGVKMAKRRMFFDNSKAVRELGLPQSPIEQALEEAVRWFTDNGYVKK; this comes from the coding sequence ATGCTGACCCTTATCACGGGAGGGACCGGCTTCGTCGGCACTGCTGTGGTCCGGCTGTTACTCTCGGAGGGACATGCCGTCCGAGCGCTGGCTCGGCGCGGAAGCGACCTCCAAAACCTCAACGGCCTCGACATTGAGCTGGCCTTCGGCGATCTCCTTGATAAGGAATCGCTACGACAGGCTATTAAAGGGTGCCGGCGGCTCTACCATGTCGGGGCTCACTACTCGCTCTGGGAGCCCTCACCGGAGGTGTTTTACCGGGTCAACGTGGACGGCACCAGAAATCTCTTGGAAGCCGCCATGGAGGAAGGGGTTGGGCGGGTTGTCTACACCAGTACCGTCGGCACGCTCGGCCACCGGGAAGATGGTGCCCCAGCCAATGAGAAGACGCCGGTCAGCCTTGACCAGATGACCGGCCACTACAAGCGATCAAAGTTCCTGGCCGAAGAAGAGGCGCGAGGGGCCGCCCTTCGCGGACTACCGGTCGTGATCGTCAACCCGAGCACGCCGGTCGGACCGCGCGACATCAAACCCACTCCGACGGGTCAGATCATCGTCGATTTCTTAAATCGCCGAATGCCGGCATATATCGACACCGGCCTCAATTTCATCGACGTGGCTGATGTGGCGCGTGGCCATCTGCTCGCCGCCGAACGTGGCCAGGTCGGAGAGCGGTACATCCTCGGTCGAAGCAACCTGACGCTACATGAACTCTTCGCCATCCTGGGACAGATTGCACAGCTCCCGCCGCCAAGACTCCGTGTACCATACCAATTGATCCTACCGCTGGCCTATGCGAACCACTGGCTTTCCCATTTCATTACCAAGAAGCCACCACGAATCCCGTTAGAGGGGGTGAAGATGGCCAAACGGCGGATGTTCTTCGACAACTCCAAAGCTGTGCGGGAGTTGGGGCTGCCACAATCGCCGATCGAACAGGCGCTCGAGGAGGCAGTCCGCTGGTTTACCGATAATGGATACGTCAAGAAGTAG